A stretch of Acidobacteriota bacterium DNA encodes these proteins:
- the tilS gene encoding tRNA lysidine(34) synthetase TilS, giving the protein MLDGAAGVLVAVSGGSDSIVLLDLLVRLKAGVGCWGAGGGKNREAVSVETRVNKSSNPRPPTPNPRIHVAHLDHRLRGRESAEDAEFVRALAHSLGLPITINSVDVRAAAEACGRGIEEIAREVRYDFFLAAAREAGCDRIAVGHTMTDQAETFLMRLIRGAGLRGLAAMRPVSELPVFRQEKAEGRRQKAESETQKAEGRRQKADNESLPSAFRLLPSVLPSAFRLLPSVLLIRPLLCITREEVAAYCRERGFEYRTDSTNLDLKYTRNQVRNEVLPALRAINPRIVESIARASENIAGDHDVLDHLASALLKKASLASNAQAVDRATAAYSVTELLKQPAGMRQRMIIEAVRLTRAGATGEKGGDAGEITSAHFTAVEALLEPNASGKHVTLPGTLEVWREFDALVLKPHAPDIAGVPYQIAISPACPDAEAGGFALTLRRGQSSDLLAPTVEETQREAKRNGRDWMMVALDDDALPESLIIRSRRAGERAHVIGQRRTIKLKNLMIDHRIPSSRRSTWPLVTTPDGCYVWSPGLPPAVKYAAHDESNGLAIMRASAI; this is encoded by the coding sequence ATGCTTGACGGCGCGGCCGGAGTACTCGTAGCAGTGTCGGGTGGTTCTGATTCGATTGTCCTACTCGATCTGCTAGTGCGGCTTAAGGCAGGGGTTGGGTGTTGGGGGGCGGGGGGTGGCAAGAACCGAGAGGCAGTCTCGGTGGAAACGCGGGTGAATAAGAGTTCCAACCCCCGACCCCCGACCCCCAACCCCCGCATTCACGTTGCCCATCTCGATCACAGGCTGAGGGGCCGCGAGTCAGCCGAAGACGCAGAGTTCGTGCGGGCGCTTGCACATAGTCTCGGGCTTCCGATCACGATTAACTCGGTCGACGTACGCGCGGCTGCGGAGGCTTGCGGCCGAGGCATCGAGGAGATAGCGCGAGAGGTTCGATACGACTTCTTTCTTGCCGCCGCTCGCGAAGCAGGGTGTGATCGCATCGCGGTTGGCCACACAATGACCGATCAAGCCGAGACCTTCTTAATGCGGCTCATCCGCGGGGCCGGCTTGCGTGGTCTCGCCGCTATGCGCCCGGTTTCAGAGCTTCCCGTTTTTCGCCAAGAGAAGGCAGAAGGCAGAAGGCAGAAGGCAGAAAGCGAAACGCAGAAAGCAGAAGGCAGAAGGCAGAAGGCGGACAACGAATCTCTGCCTTCTGCCTTCCGCCTTCTGCCTTCTGTTTTGCCTTCGGCCTTCCGCCTTCTGCCTTCGGTTTTACTTATCCGTCCGCTGCTCTGCATCACGCGCGAGGAAGTCGCCGCGTATTGTAGGGAGCGAGGGTTCGAGTACAGAACCGATAGCACTAACCTGGATCTGAAATACACGCGCAACCAGGTACGTAACGAGGTGCTTCCAGCGCTCAGGGCGATCAATCCGCGAATCGTCGAATCTATTGCCCGAGCGTCAGAGAACATCGCCGGCGATCACGACGTGTTAGACCATCTCGCATCGGCGCTTCTCAAGAAGGCCAGTCTTGCGTCAAACGCGCAAGCTGTTGATAGGGCCACAGCCGCTTACTCGGTCACAGAGCTTCTGAAACAGCCTGCCGGAATGAGGCAGCGGATGATTATCGAAGCAGTCAGACTCACGCGGGCCGGTGCAACCGGTGAGAAGGGCGGGGACGCCGGCGAAATCACTTCGGCGCATTTTACAGCCGTCGAGGCCTTACTGGAACCCAACGCGAGCGGCAAACATGTTACGCTGCCCGGTACTCTCGAAGTATGGCGCGAGTTCGACGCACTCGTTCTTAAACCGCACGCGCCCGACATCGCCGGCGTGCCGTATCAAATAGCGATCAGCCCGGCATGTCCGGATGCTGAAGCGGGCGGCTTTGCCTTAACACTCCGCCGCGGTCAGTCCAGTGACCTGCTTGCGCCGACGGTTGAAGAAACGCAGCGTGAGGCGAAACGGAACGGACGAGACTGGATGATGGTAGCGCTCGACGACGATGCGTTGCCGGAGAGTCTGATCATCAGGTCGCGGCGCGCGGGCGAGCGCGCGCACGTCATCGGACAGCGACGAACAATAAAGTTGAAAAACTTGATGATTGATCATAGAATCCCATCCAGCCGTCGATCCACCTGGCCACTAGTGACGACCCCGGACGGCTGCTACGTCTGGTCACCGGGGCTGCCCCCAGCCGTGAAGTACGCCGCACATGATGAGAGCAACGGCCTTGCCATAATGCGCGCTTCAGCCATCTGA
- a CDS encoding D-alanyl-D-alanine carboxypeptidase family protein — protein MRSRRVILAGVIAVFAIGIVVASFDAIAQSRTGSSAAGKTASAPAQGGIVRLSARSKPAPEASSREAAPAAFEGAALLNVQLQATLDWTFGGKQQRGWYLYTPLVANLIGAESGGAASEFAMRLSLWQEQKAFEPTGVLDNGTWSQMISTFQSQRLKNKSYPTADQLVTLPISDCYDSSRPEELRKVERETFAAYKRLVAAAAAESSLGLQVAGDGQLALSEKFLKIISAYRSQEYQDELRRQSPNSGRAGLAFNSPHSTGRALDLYVGGEPVDTKDENRALQTQTRVYRWLVKNAARFGFQPYFYEPWHWEYTGTR, from the coding sequence ATGAGATCGCGTAGAGTTATACTTGCCGGCGTGATTGCTGTATTTGCGATCGGAATCGTAGTTGCCAGCTTCGATGCAATCGCTCAAAGCAGAACTGGGAGTTCGGCGGCCGGCAAAACGGCTTCGGCGCCGGCCCAGGGTGGAATTGTGCGACTGTCGGCGCGATCGAAGCCGGCTCCTGAAGCCTCTTCCAGGGAAGCCGCTCCGGCAGCATTCGAGGGCGCGGCGCTTCTAAATGTTCAGCTTCAAGCCACTCTAGACTGGACGTTCGGCGGCAAGCAGCAACGAGGTTGGTACCTTTACACACCTTTGGTTGCGAATTTGATCGGGGCTGAATCCGGTGGCGCGGCGAGCGAGTTCGCAATGCGGCTCTCGCTGTGGCAAGAACAGAAGGCCTTTGAGCCAACCGGCGTATTGGACAACGGCACGTGGTCGCAAATGATTTCGACGTTCCAGTCACAGAGGCTGAAGAACAAGAGCTATCCGACCGCTGATCAGTTGGTCACGCTGCCGATTTCTGACTGCTATGATTCCTCGAGGCCGGAGGAGCTTCGCAAGGTCGAGCGCGAAACGTTTGCTGCCTACAAGCGTCTGGTGGCGGCTGCGGCCGCGGAGTCATCACTCGGGCTACAAGTTGCCGGCGACGGTCAGCTTGCTTTGAGTGAGAAGTTCCTGAAGATCATTTCGGCGTACCGCTCGCAAGAGTATCAAGATGAACTCAGGCGGCAATCTCCGAACAGCGGACGCGCAGGACTTGCGTTCAACAGTCCGCACTCAACCGGGCGCGCTCTTGACCTCTATGTTGGCGGCGAACCGGTAGACACTAAAGACGAGAACCGCGCGCTTCAAACCCAGACGCGCGTTTACCGGTGGCTTGTGAAGAACGCCGCTCGTTTCGGCTTCCAGCCTTACTTCTACGAGCCGTGGCACTGGGAGTACACCGGTACAAGATAG
- a CDS encoding DUF2071 domain-containing protein, whose product MTTGKQIQLVMREMLFINWAVSPEVVRKRVDERLEIDTKTDSTGQAVAFVSAVCFRVAELRSSVLPLPGLSFEQVSYRAYVRAGEVPAVCFLDMKVNSRMITALTSFMSVPVHYEDIDIGTSRGETGLLRYEIKSAGLRAEAIVGEQPASAGVDWEIAPDFITERFVGYAGAGNVVFKIEFEQPGLDAVRAHVQNVEAASLQRLGLLSPDESAQPHSAFYVREALFGANTPTRIG is encoded by the coding sequence ATGACAACCGGCAAACAAATTCAATTGGTCATGCGCGAAATGCTTTTCATTAACTGGGCCGTGTCGCCCGAGGTCGTGCGCAAGCGAGTCGATGAGCGATTGGAAATCGACACAAAGACCGACTCAACCGGCCAGGCGGTCGCTTTCGTTTCGGCGGTCTGTTTCCGCGTGGCTGAACTGCGTTCGAGCGTGCTCCCGCTGCCCGGCTTGAGCTTTGAACAGGTGAGCTATCGAGCCTATGTGCGAGCGGGCGAAGTCCCCGCAGTCTGTTTCCTGGATATGAAGGTCAACTCGCGGATGATCACAGCGCTGACCAGCTTTATGAGCGTGCCCGTTCACTACGAGGACATCGACATAGGAACCTCGCGGGGCGAAACCGGGCTGCTACGTTACGAAATCAAATCGGCGGGGCTTCGGGCCGAGGCGATAGTTGGAGAACAACCGGCAAGCGCGGGGGTAGATTGGGAGATTGCGCCGGACTTCATAACCGAGAGATTTGTTGGCTACGCAGGCGCCGGCAACGTCGTGTTCAAGATTGAATTCGAGCAACCGGGGCTGGATGCCGTCCGGGCTCACGTTCAGAACGTCGAGGCGGCGAGTCTGCAACGGCTCGGGTTGTTGTCTCCGGATGAATCGGCTCAGCCTCATTCTGCGTTCTACGTTCGTGAGGCTTTGTTCGGAGCCAACACGCCGACTCGCATCGGCTAG
- a CDS encoding PEGA domain-containing protein: protein MKLRSHIRILFFLAGSCAFAIACTSPAPTNSNQGNGNANRAQSNAPQTNSSADKPTQQPDQTTTGTIEISSVPTGARIVLVPTDAEPRPKGSTPSTITGLEPGKYTVDLEKAGYKSFQKDVEVKAGRAVKISATLKKQ from the coding sequence ATGAAGTTAAGGTCTCACATCCGGATTCTGTTTTTTCTAGCTGGGAGCTGCGCATTCGCGATAGCCTGCACCAGCCCGGCCCCAACCAACAGCAATCAGGGCAACGGCAACGCTAACCGGGCGCAGTCGAACGCGCCGCAAACCAATTCCTCCGCAGACAAGCCGACTCAGCAACCGGATCAGACCACGACCGGAACGATCGAGATCAGTTCGGTCCCCACTGGAGCGAGAATCGTGCTCGTGCCCACCGACGCCGAGCCCAGACCCAAGGGGTCGACTCCTTCGACCATCACTGGTCTGGAGCCCGGCAAATACACGGTTGATCTTGAGAAGGCCGGCTACAAGTCTTTCCAAAAAGATGTTGAGGTAAAGGCAGGCCGCGCTGTGAAGATTAGCGCGACTCTTAAGAAACAGTGA